A portion of the Pectobacterium brasiliense genome contains these proteins:
- the napH gene encoding quinol dehydrogenase ferredoxin subunit NapH: MANRKQDAGREARAKKGWWRSHRWLVLRRLTQSLVLLMFLSGPLFGFWILHGNYSASRLLDTVPLSDPLMVLQSLASGHLPATLALVGALIIALSYALAGKRLFCSWVCPVNPLTDLAAWLRRRFGITASATIPRNLRYLLLILILAGSALTGGLLWEWVNPVSLMGRGLIFGFGAGIWLLLALFLFDLWVVEHGWCGHLCPTGALYGALGGKGALAVDATERERCTRCMDCFHVCPEPQVLRAPLLDKHSPAQVTDRDCITCGRCIDVCAEDVFKITLRWKSGAKS, translated from the coding sequence ATGGCAAATCGTAAGCAGGACGCCGGACGAGAAGCCCGAGCGAAAAAAGGCTGGTGGCGCAGTCACCGCTGGCTGGTCTTACGCCGCCTGACCCAGTCTCTGGTGCTGCTCATGTTCCTCAGCGGTCCGCTCTTCGGATTTTGGATCCTGCACGGTAACTACAGCGCCAGCCGCTTGCTCGACACCGTGCCGCTCAGCGATCCGCTGATGGTGCTGCAAAGTCTGGCTAGCGGCCATCTGCCCGCCACGCTCGCGCTGGTCGGTGCGCTGATTATCGCACTGAGCTATGCGTTGGCAGGCAAGCGTCTGTTCTGTAGCTGGGTCTGCCCAGTTAATCCGCTCACTGATTTAGCCGCCTGGCTACGTCGTCGTTTCGGCATCACTGCCTCGGCGACGATCCCCCGCAATCTGCGCTATCTGCTGCTGATCCTCATTCTGGCAGGAAGTGCGCTGACGGGCGGGCTGCTGTGGGAATGGGTCAACCCGGTTTCACTGATGGGTCGCGGGCTGATTTTCGGGTTTGGTGCAGGTATCTGGCTGCTGCTGGCGCTATTTCTGTTTGATTTGTGGGTCGTGGAGCACGGCTGGTGCGGACACCTTTGTCCAACCGGCGCGCTGTATGGCGCGCTTGGCGGTAAAGGCGCGCTGGCTGTGGATGCCACTGAGCGTGAACGCTGTACGCGTTGTATGGACTGCTTTCATGTCTGTCCAGAGCCACAGGTGCTGCGCGCCCCCTTGCTCGATAAACACAGTCCGGCACAGGTTACTGACCGAGACTGCATAACATGCGGACGCTGTATTGATGTCTGCGCTGAAGACGTTTTTAAAATAACCCTTAGATGGAAATCGGGAGCAAAGTCATGA
- a CDS encoding LysR family transcriptional regulator, giving the protein MRAQVERIEGRGITLEQLRIFVSIAECGGFGRAGEELGRTQSTLSAGLKRLEEDVGCRLIERRQGHIIGLTEEGRQLLPAARDILLRTHRAIGALQKSPMTGRVALGVPDDFEVKNLHDIISLCLEENPNLKVEITAASSTVLSSMVAQQRLDVVILKGLAGQPLISETERILRVESLHWVSSGAVNFSEMHEIPLVTFPDGCVIRQCAVSALEHVGRPYYFSYVSGSFDNIRSAAAKGLGIGLLPKSGLSDALYVLGPEDGAPSVPAIQLVLSVTRPGKLYQQFTRYIDRALAQ; this is encoded by the coding sequence GTGCGAGCACAGGTAGAACGGATAGAAGGGCGTGGTATCACGCTGGAACAGCTGCGTATCTTTGTCTCCATCGCGGAGTGCGGTGGCTTCGGACGCGCGGGTGAAGAACTGGGACGGACGCAATCAACGCTGAGTGCTGGCCTGAAACGCCTGGAAGAGGATGTCGGTTGTCGCCTCATCGAACGGCGTCAGGGGCACATTATCGGGTTGACCGAAGAAGGACGACAGTTGCTGCCTGCCGCGCGTGACATCCTGCTACGTACGCATCGGGCCATCGGCGCATTGCAGAAGTCCCCGATGACAGGCCGCGTAGCACTCGGCGTACCGGATGATTTTGAGGTTAAAAATCTGCACGACATCATTTCGCTATGCCTTGAGGAAAATCCGAACCTAAAGGTGGAAATCACGGCGGCTTCATCGACCGTGCTGTCTTCGATGGTTGCCCAGCAACGTCTGGATGTCGTGATCCTCAAAGGGCTGGCGGGGCAGCCGCTGATTTCTGAAACAGAAAGAATTTTGCGGGTTGAATCGCTTCACTGGGTCAGTTCCGGTGCGGTGAATTTCAGTGAGATGCATGAAATCCCTCTCGTCACGTTCCCTGATGGCTGTGTGATTCGGCAATGCGCGGTGTCTGCGCTGGAGCATGTCGGACGCCCGTATTACTTTTCTTATGTGAGCGGGTCTTTTGATAATATCCGCAGCGCGGCGGCAAAGGGGTTGGGGATAGGTTTACTACCAAAGAGCGGGCTGTCCGACGCACTGTATGTGCTGGGGCCGGAAGATGGCGCTCCCAGCGTTCCGGCGATTCAGCTTGTGCTCAGCGTGACGCGCCCTGGGAAACTCTACCAACAGTTTACCCGCTATATCGATCGGGCATTGGCGCAATAG
- a CDS encoding DMT family transporter, giving the protein MAWFLLALAGLFEIVWSYSMKLSDGFTKVGASVVTIVAMIISFALLSMAMKSLPLGTAYTIWTGIGAVGAFVVGLVFLNEPANAMRIIAALLIVSGLILMKLSS; this is encoded by the coding sequence ATGGCCTGGTTTCTATTAGCGCTTGCCGGTTTGTTTGAAATTGTCTGGTCTTACAGCATGAAACTGTCTGATGGCTTTACGAAAGTAGGCGCATCGGTTGTCACGATTGTCGCCATGATTATCAGCTTTGCGCTGTTATCCATGGCAATGAAATCTCTTCCTCTGGGCACCGCCTACACCATCTGGACGGGAATTGGCGCGGTAGGGGCGTTTGTGGTGGGATTGGTCTTCCTCAATGAACCCGCAAATGCGATGAGGATTATCGCTGCGCTGTTGATCGTCAGCGGCTTGATCCTGATGAAGCTGTCCTCATAG
- the napG gene encoding ferredoxin-type protein NapG: MARPENSSPARRRFLRDAVRAVAGLSAAVTVLGIQQRRAQADELRLRPPGALSEAAFSGACIRCGQCVQACPYDTLKLATLVSGSAAGSPYFVARDIPCEMCEDIPCVVACPSGALQPLDAIDDARMGLAVLLDQENCLNYQGLRCDVCYRVCPLIDSAITLEPERNTRTGKHARFLPTVHSDVCTGCGKCEKACVLEQPAIKVLPRALAKGELGHHYRFSWLEARDGKS; this comes from the coding sequence ATGGCACGCCCGGAGAATTCATCACCCGCTCGCCGTCGCTTTCTGCGTGACGCCGTCCGTGCCGTTGCTGGCTTATCAGCAGCGGTGACGGTTCTCGGCATTCAGCAGCGGCGCGCTCAGGCCGACGAACTCCGGCTGCGGCCACCGGGTGCGCTGTCTGAGGCAGCGTTTTCCGGTGCTTGCATACGCTGTGGCCAATGTGTTCAGGCCTGTCCGTACGACACGCTGAAGCTGGCAACGCTGGTTTCCGGTTCCGCAGCCGGTAGCCCTTACTTTGTCGCACGCGATATCCCGTGCGAGATGTGTGAGGACATTCCCTGCGTGGTCGCCTGCCCCAGCGGAGCGTTACAGCCACTGGACGCTATTGATGACGCCCGCATGGGATTAGCGGTGCTGTTAGATCAGGAAAACTGCCTGAACTATCAGGGGCTGCGTTGCGATGTCTGCTATCGCGTCTGTCCTCTCATCGATAGCGCCATCACGCTGGAGCCAGAGCGCAATACCCGCACCGGAAAACATGCCCGTTTTCTGCCTACCGTGCATAGCGATGTCTGTACTGGCTGCGGCAAATGTGAAAAAGCCTGCGTGCTGGAACAGCCAGCGATCAAGGTCTTACCGCGCGCGCTGGCAAAAGGCGAACTCGGACATCACTACCGTTTCAGTTGGCTGGAGGCACGCGATGGCAAATCGTAA
- the napF gene encoding ferredoxin-type protein NapF, producing MTNLSRRSLLTGGLQRADNALRPPWSGAESQFLSQCTRCNVCVDACGSGIIQRGSGGFPTIDFQRGECTFCYDCARACPQALFAESHTTPWEYHLTIQDACLSLHQVECRSCQDACETGAIRFRPTIGRVAAPSIDNDACTTCGACISGCPIGAMSMKKITAGYHTAPARLPTQQENR from the coding sequence ATGACTAACCTCTCCCGGCGCTCCCTACTGACTGGTGGCCTACAGCGGGCAGATAACGCGTTGCGTCCGCCGTGGAGCGGTGCAGAAAGCCAGTTCCTGAGCCAGTGCACGCGCTGCAACGTCTGCGTAGATGCCTGCGGTTCGGGGATTATCCAGCGTGGTTCGGGCGGTTTTCCCACCATCGATTTTCAGCGCGGCGAATGCACGTTCTGCTACGACTGCGCACGTGCCTGTCCACAAGCGCTATTCGCGGAGAGTCACACCACGCCGTGGGAATACCACCTGACGATTCAGGATGCCTGTTTATCGCTGCATCAGGTGGAATGCCGCAGCTGTCAGGATGCATGTGAAACAGGCGCGATACGATTCCGCCCCACTATTGGGCGCGTTGCCGCACCGTCCATCGACAACGACGCCTGTACCACCTGTGGCGCATGCATTTCCGGGTGCCCTATCGGTGCCATGTCGATGAAAAAAATCACCGCGGGATATCACACCGCGCCAGCGCGTCTCCCGACGCAACAGGAAAACCGATGA
- the napC gene encoding cytochrome c-type protein NapC yields the protein MKQPGKVGRLLRQLWQWWRRPSRLALGTLLIIGFAGGIFFLATSQKGMEMSNSEAFCISCHEMRNTVYQEYMETAHYSNRSGVRATCPDCHVPHEFVPKMVRKIQASKELYGKIMGTIDTPQKFEAHRLTMAQSEWRRMKNNNSQECRNCHNFDYMDFSGQKTVAAEKHSEAIKLGQTCIDCHKGIAHKLPDMHGVKSGL from the coding sequence ATGAAACAACCAGGAAAAGTGGGACGGTTGTTGCGCCAGCTGTGGCAATGGTGGCGTCGCCCGAGTCGGCTGGCGCTGGGAACGTTGCTCATTATCGGCTTCGCGGGCGGTATTTTCTTTCTGGCGACATCCCAGAAAGGCATGGAAATGAGCAACAGCGAGGCGTTCTGCATCAGCTGTCATGAAATGCGCAATACCGTTTATCAGGAATATATGGAAACCGCGCACTACAGCAACCGCAGCGGCGTGCGCGCCACCTGCCCGGATTGTCACGTTCCGCATGAGTTTGTGCCGAAAATGGTGCGTAAGATTCAGGCCAGTAAAGAGCTGTACGGCAAAATCATGGGTACGATTGATACGCCACAAAAATTTGAAGCACACCGGCTGACGATGGCGCAGAGCGAATGGCGGCGCATGAAAAATAACAATTCTCAGGAATGCCGCAACTGTCACAACTTTGACTACATGGACTTCTCAGGGCAAAAAACCGTCGCGGCAGAGAAACACAGCGAAGCGATAAAACTCGGTCAAACCTGTATCGACTGCCACAAAGGCATCGCCCACAAACTGCCGGACATGCACGGCGTCAAAAGCGGGTTATAA
- the napD gene encoding chaperone NapD encodes MSTVWHVCSVVVHVNTAQMAAVGEALATLPNVEVGASDSDTGKMVVVLESDSEDTLLKQIASMRELTGVLAVLLVYHQLDEPSCDEQSFAFDEQPLDQQAQGEEIP; translated from the coding sequence ATGAGCACAGTCTGGCATGTTTGCAGTGTAGTGGTTCACGTCAACACGGCGCAGATGGCGGCCGTTGGCGAGGCGTTAGCGACGCTGCCCAATGTAGAAGTGGGTGCCAGCGATAGCGATACCGGAAAAATGGTCGTGGTGCTGGAGTCAGACTCAGAAGACACGCTGTTAAAACAAATAGCGTCAATGCGCGAGCTTACAGGCGTACTGGCAGTTTTGCTGGTTTATCACCAGCTTGATGAACCGTCTTGTGATGAACAATCTTTTGCTTTCGATGAACAACCTCTTGATCAACAAGCTCAGGGTGAGGAAATACCATGA
- the narP gene encoding nitrate/nitrite response regulator protein NarP codes for MSEKPSYRVLIVDDHPLMRRGIRQLLATDAIFDVIGEASNGMEALSLANRDSPDIILLDLNMKGLSGLDTLHALRRDGICARVIVLTVSDAPSDIYALMDAGADGYLLKDSAPEHLLDAIRNDDAFSEQVREVLRHRIAIQDTPSPFTVLTERELDVLQEVASGLSNKQIASVLYISEETVKVHIRNMLRKLNVRSRVAATVLYLETRGQ; via the coding sequence ATGTCAGAAAAACCATCTTATCGTGTGCTGATCGTCGACGATCATCCGCTTATGCGCCGGGGAATCCGTCAGTTACTGGCGACCGATGCCATCTTTGACGTGATCGGGGAAGCCAGTAACGGCATGGAGGCGCTGAGCCTCGCGAATCGGGATTCACCCGATATCATCTTGCTCGATCTCAACATGAAGGGACTGAGCGGGTTGGATACGCTTCACGCGCTACGGCGCGATGGGATCTGCGCCCGTGTCATTGTGCTGACGGTCTCCGATGCACCCAGCGATATTTATGCGCTGATGGATGCGGGAGCCGATGGCTATCTGCTTAAAGACAGCGCCCCGGAACATTTGCTGGATGCTATTCGTAACGATGATGCCTTCAGCGAACAGGTGCGGGAGGTGCTGCGCCACCGTATCGCCATACAGGATACGCCGTCGCCCTTTACCGTATTGACGGAACGTGAGCTGGATGTGTTGCAGGAAGTGGCCTCTGGGCTATCCAACAAACAAATCGCGAGTGTACTGTATATCTCAGAAGAGACGGTAAAAGTGCATATCCGCAACATGCTGCGCAAACTCAACGTACGTTCCCGCGTCGCCGCCACGGTGTTGTATCTGGAAACGCGCGGCCAGTAG
- the napB gene encoding nitrate reductase cytochrome c-type subunit — translation MKSLRMGWFRWITALAIMGSTIIGSAIATAQVDLSQSPEVAATQPGNSRMPKQQERMALNYVNQPPMIPHSVDGYQVTPTFNRCLQCHGVESYRSTSAPRVSPTHFVDRDGKVLSNVAPARHFCLQCHVPQADSSPITGNTFAPSKGFGQ, via the coding sequence ATGAAAAGCCTGAGAATGGGATGGTTTCGCTGGATCACCGCCCTGGCGATAATGGGCAGTACAATAATAGGTAGTGCAATCGCTACTGCACAGGTCGATTTAAGCCAATCGCCAGAAGTCGCCGCGACACAGCCGGGAAATAGCCGGATGCCGAAGCAGCAGGAGCGTATGGCGCTCAACTATGTCAACCAGCCACCGATGATCCCGCATAGCGTGGATGGCTATCAGGTCACCCCGACCTTTAACCGTTGCCTACAGTGTCACGGCGTCGAGAGCTATCGTTCCACCAGCGCCCCTCGCGTCAGCCCGACCCATTTTGTCGACAGAGACGGCAAGGTGCTGAGCAATGTCGCCCCTGCGCGCCATTTCTGTCTGCAGTGCCACGTGCCGCAGGCGGACAGCTCGCCGATTACCGGCAACACGTTCGCCCCTTCTAAAGGCTTTGGACAGTGA
- a CDS encoding AEC family transporter, translating into MFLIVAPLFLVILVGYGYGRTKPDSGNADKLINDYVLYIALPALLFIAVARADTSDLKQWGFILSTLCGIAASYILAALLAKRVGIALPHSSLLSMGASYGTTGYMGVPILLSVYGEQAALPAAMATILHNIPAIMAVIVSWDVFSTRATDANTRLIHSVGRSMLATVKNPLTLSVLAGLAFVLLDIRVPVVIESFARFLGNAAGPTALFALGLGLARLKVKEHLNVTVSKTVLPMVMLKLVIQPAVTFAIAVYIFGMGHSQGIWLATAVVMAAQPIGAGVYVFAKKYHYQPDVIALSIIVSLLLALVTIPAVLSLFPPS; encoded by the coding sequence ATGTTCTTGATTGTCGCCCCCCTATTTCTGGTGATTCTCGTTGGCTACGGTTATGGAAGAACAAAGCCCGACAGCGGCAATGCAGATAAGTTAATCAACGACTATGTCCTGTATATCGCGCTGCCAGCCTTATTGTTTATTGCCGTGGCGCGTGCCGACACCAGCGACCTGAAACAATGGGGCTTTATACTGTCAACGCTGTGCGGAATTGCAGCGTCCTACATACTTGCCGCATTGCTGGCGAAGCGCGTGGGAATTGCGCTGCCCCACTCCTCCCTTCTTAGCATGGGCGCGAGTTATGGCACCACGGGATACATGGGCGTGCCGATTTTGCTTTCAGTCTATGGTGAACAAGCGGCACTACCCGCAGCGATGGCAACTATTCTGCACAATATTCCCGCCATCATGGCCGTGATCGTCAGTTGGGATGTGTTTTCTACACGAGCGACCGACGCGAATACGCGACTGATTCACAGCGTGGGACGCTCGATGCTGGCTACCGTGAAAAATCCATTAACGCTTTCGGTGCTTGCCGGTCTGGCGTTCGTCCTGCTCGACATTCGGGTCCCCGTTGTCATCGAATCCTTTGCGCGCTTTCTGGGCAATGCCGCGGGCCCCACTGCGCTATTTGCACTCGGACTGGGCCTTGCCAGATTGAAGGTAAAAGAGCACCTGAACGTGACGGTGAGCAAAACGGTATTACCGATGGTTATGCTAAAACTCGTGATACAGCCTGCCGTCACGTTTGCTATAGCCGTCTATATATTCGGGATGGGGCACTCTCAGGGGATCTGGCTGGCAACCGCCGTGGTGATGGCAGCGCAGCCAATTGGCGCGGGCGTGTATGTGTTTGCCAAGAAGTATCACTATCAACCGGATGTGATCGCGTTATCGATTATCGTCTCGCTACTGCTCGCACTCGTCACGATTCCCGCAGTATTGAGCCTTTTTCCGCCTTCGTGA
- the ccmI gene encoding c-type cytochrome biogenesis protein CcmI, with protein sequence MMLLTTVIVLSLIALSALLLAPWSSRGEYDRDAINQALYRDRLRELNGDVANEQERAQLVEELQHTLLQDIPGGAKAQQRPLNSWVLLPGVLLLVIVSLCVFWKTSAVNRVQELQQVVALTPDLMKRALDPDAEPLTIEEVARLGLGLRSQLETQPDNPQDWWMLGRIAGLLNNYNISVQAFSKAFQLDPKNTDLALDYADLLSRSTDPRDSQRGGEMLRELMNSGSTNVRVLSLLAFNAYEAQRYQDAIDAWQTMLKLLPQNDTRRAVIERSVAQAKASLSVQATTGK encoded by the coding sequence ATGATGTTACTGACAACCGTCATTGTGCTATCGCTGATTGCGCTTTCCGCGCTGCTGCTTGCGCCATGGTCGTCACGGGGCGAATACGATCGCGATGCGATCAATCAGGCACTGTATCGCGACCGTCTTCGTGAGCTTAATGGGGATGTTGCCAATGAGCAGGAGCGTGCTCAACTGGTTGAAGAACTTCAGCATACGCTGTTGCAGGATATTCCCGGTGGTGCGAAGGCACAACAGCGTCCGTTGAACAGCTGGGTTTTGCTGCCGGGCGTGTTGCTGCTGGTCATCGTCAGCCTCTGCGTATTCTGGAAGACCTCTGCGGTTAATCGCGTTCAGGAGTTGCAGCAGGTTGTGGCGTTAACGCCGGACCTGATGAAGCGAGCGTTGGATCCTGACGCCGAACCGCTGACCATTGAAGAGGTCGCGCGTCTCGGTCTGGGATTACGTAGCCAGTTGGAGACACAGCCGGACAATCCACAAGACTGGTGGATGCTGGGGCGCATTGCGGGCTTGCTGAATAACTACAACATTTCCGTACAGGCGTTTTCCAAGGCGTTCCAGCTCGATCCGAAAAACACGGATCTGGCGCTGGACTATGCCGACCTGCTGTCGCGATCTACCGACCCGCGTGATAGCCAGCGCGGTGGTGAGATGCTGCGTGAACTGATGAATTCCGGCTCGACCAATGTGCGCGTGCTGAGCCTGTTGGCCTTCAATGCCTATGAAGCCCAGCGCTATCAGGATGCGATTGATGCCTGGCAAACGATGCTGAAACTGCTCCCGCAAAACGACACGCGCCGTGCGGTCATCGAGCGCAGCGTCGCGCAGGCGAAAGCGTCACTGTCGGTACAGGCAACCACGGGGAAGTAA